A window of Tripterygium wilfordii isolate XIE 37 chromosome 7, ASM1340144v1, whole genome shotgun sequence contains these coding sequences:
- the LOC120001278 gene encoding amino acid permease 4-like, translating to MLPRSRTLPSRIHHGVVEERHDIRHYLQVEVQPKAQTESEAINPQSNYSKCFDDDGRLKRTGTFWTASSHIITAVIGSGVLSLAWAIGQLGWVAGPIVMFLFAVVNLYTSNLLSQCYRTGDPLTGQRNYTYMDAVKANLGGKSVMVCGLIQYLNLFGVAIGYTIAASVSMMAIKRSNCFHKSSGKDPCHMSSNGYMITFGIIEVLFSQIPDFDQVWWLSIVAAIMSFTYSSVGLGLGIGKVAENKSFKGSLTGIGIGTTTHAGTVTAMQKLWRSLQALGAIAFAYSFSLVLIEIQDTIRSPPAEHKTMKKATFFSIVVTTIFYMLCGCFGYAAFGDTAPGNLLTGFGFYNPYWLLDIANVAIVVHLVGAYQVFCQPLYAFVEKWSARKWPKSDFVTAEYEIPIPFSGVYQLNFFRVVWRTLFVILTTIIAMLMPFFNDVVGILGAMGFWPLTVYFPTEMYIAQQKIGPRTTRWLGLQILSVTCLFVTIAAAIGSVAGVVLDLKTYKPFKTSY from the exons ATGTTGCCAAGGAGTAGAACTCTCCCTAGCAGAATCCACCATGGAGTA GTAGAAGAGAGGCATGACATCAGGCACTACTTGCAAGTAGAAGTGCAGCCTAAAGCGCAGACTGAAAGTGAAGCCATAAATCCGCAATCAAACTATTCCAagtgttttgatgatgatggccGCTTGAAGAGAACAG GAACATTTTGGACAGCTTCATCCCATATAATCACAGCAGTGATAGGGTCAGGAGTCCTATCATTGGCATGGGCAATAGGGCAGCTTGGATGGGTGGCAGGACCAATTGTTATGTTTCTATTTGCAGTTGTTAATCTCTACACTTCTAACCTCCTCTCACAGTGCTATAGAACTGGTGACCCTCTCACTGGTCAGAGAAATTATACCTACATGGATGCTGTCAAGGCCAACTTAG GAGGAAAGAGTGTCATGGTTTGTGGTCTGATTCAATACTTGAATCTCTTTGGTGTTGCAATTGGGTACACTATAGCAGCCTCAGTCAGTATGAT GGCAATAAAAAGATCAAATTGTTTCCACAAGAGTAGTGGGAAGGACCCTTGTCACATGTCCAGTAATGGGTATATGATAACATTTGGAATCATAGAGGTGTTATTTTCTCAAATCCCGGACTTTGATCAAGTATGGTGGCTCTCTATTGTAGCTGCTATTATGTCATTCACGTACTCCTCAGTCGGTCTTGGTCTTGGCATTGGAAAGGTTGCAG AAAATAAGAGCTTCAAAGGAAGCTTGACAGGCATCGGCATAGGAACAACAACACATGCTGGCACAGTTACAGCTATGCAGAAGCTATGGAGGAGCTTACAAGCTCTTGGAGCTATTGCTTTCGCATACTCTTTCTCCCTCGTCCTCATTGAGATTCAA GATACAATAAGGTCTCCACCTGCAgagcacaaaaccatgaaaaaagCAACTTTCTTTAGCATCGTCGTAACCACGATCTTCTATATGCTCTGTGGATGCTTTGGCTATGCTGCCTTTGGTGATACGGCTCCTGGAAATCTGTTAACCGGCTTTGGATTCTACAATCCTTACTGGTTGCTAGACATTGCAAATGTTGCAATTGTTGTTCATCTCGTAGGCGCATACCAG GTATTCTGCCAACCATTGTATGCATTCGTAGAAAAATGGAGTGCGCGGAAGTGGCCAAAGAGTGACTTTGTAACAGCAGAATATGAGATCCCCATCCCCTTCTCTGGTGTATATCAGCTCAACTTTTTCAGGGTTGTATGGAGGACCTTGTTTGTGATATTGACAACTATAATAGCCATGCTTATGCCCTTCTTCAATGATGTAGTTGGGATACTAGGGGCTATGGGGTTCTGGCCTTTGACAGTTTACTTTCCAACTGAGATGTACATCGCTCAGCAGAAGATTGGTCCACGGACAACCAGATGGCTTGGACTTCAGATACTCAGTGTTACCTGCCTTTTTGTAACCATCGCTGCTGCAATTGGCTCTGTTGCTGGAGTAGTTTTGGATCTCAAGACATACAAGCCATTCAAGACTAGTTACTGA
- the LOC120001280 gene encoding myb-related protein 308-like: MGRSPCCEKAHTNKGAWTKEEDDRLIVYIRAHGEGCWRSLPKAAGLLRCGKSCRLRWINYLRPDLKRGNFTEEEDEIIIKLHSLLGNKWSLIAGRLPGRTDNEIKNYWNTHIRRKLLNRGIDPATHRPTNESQSAAQEAQSVAEASTTTTTISFAADKEEKLDQKKTSGGLISCKEEKNPVEERCPDLNLELKISPPHYTETDQPVNFKTGGRSSAPCFACSLGLKNSRDCSCNGGIGSSSGSNFNGYDFLGLKSGVLDFRSLEMK; the protein is encoded by the exons ATGGGTAGGTCTCCTTGTTGCGAGAAGGCTCACACAAACAAAGGGGCATGGaccaaagaagaagatgatcgaTTGATTGTATATATAAGAGCTCATGGTGAAGGGTGTTGGCGTTCTCTGCCTAAAGCTGCTGGTCTTCTAAGGTGTGGAAAAAGTTGCAGACTTCGATGGATCAATTATTTGAGGCCTGACCTTAAAAGAGGTAACTTCACTGAGGAAGAAGACGAAATCATCATCAAACTCCATAGCCTTCTTGGGAACAA ATGGTCCTTAATTGCTGGGAGATTGCCAGGAAGAACAGACAATGAGATTAAGAATTATTGGAACACACACATAAGGAGGAAGCTTTTGAACAGAGGAATTGATCCTGCTACTCATAGACCCACCAACGAATCTCAATCAGCAGCACAAGAAGCACAATCAGTAGCAGAAGCATCAACAACAACTACAACAATTTCTTTTGCTGCtgataaagaagaaaagttaGATCAAAAGAAGACAAGTGGTGGGTTAATTTCTtgcaaagaagagaaaaacccAGTTGAAGAAAGATGTCCTGATTTGAATTTGGAGCTTAAAATCAGTCCTCCACACTATACAGAGACTGATCAGCCAGTGAATTTTAAGACTGGAGGGAGGAGCAGTGCACCCTGTTTTGCTTGCAGTTTGGGGTTAAAGAACAGCAGAGACTGCAGCTGTAATGGTGGAATTGGGAGCAGTAGTGGCAGTAATTTTAATGGCTATGATTTCTTAGGATTGAAAAGTGGGGTTTTGGACTTTAGAAGCTtggagatgaagtaa